A single region of the Latilactobacillus curvatus JCM 1096 = DSM 20019 genome encodes:
- a CDS encoding ABC transporter ATP-binding protein, giving the protein MTPRMTLNHLNFEVTDNNEPKQLLNDLNLTINPGEFVVLLGANGAGKSTFFNTIAGDLTPTSGQLLFNDHDITKQSAQQRTRLISRVYQDPKLGTAADMTVAENILLAMRRGQRRRLFPRRLKQQLPQIKALAKTLPNHLDQQLNRPVSNLSGGQRQTLNFLMATIQKPELLLLDEHTSALDAVSSQALMTFTNQTIRDNQLTCLMITHDLEDALQYGNRLLVLKAGKLIADLNATEKQALTVDTLLDYLN; this is encoded by the coding sequence ATGACCCCGCGTATGACTTTAAACCACCTCAATTTTGAAGTTACTGATAATAATGAACCTAAACAACTCTTAAATGATTTAAATCTCACGATTAATCCTGGTGAATTTGTCGTCCTCCTTGGCGCAAACGGTGCGGGTAAATCGACTTTTTTTAATACCATTGCGGGTGATTTAACCCCCACAAGTGGGCAACTACTATTCAACGACCACGACATTACGAAGCAATCCGCCCAACAACGCACACGGCTCATTAGTCGTGTCTACCAAGATCCTAAGTTGGGCACCGCAGCTGATATGACCGTTGCCGAAAATATTTTGTTGGCGATGCGCCGTGGCCAACGCCGCCGCTTATTTCCCCGGCGTCTCAAGCAACAACTCCCACAAATCAAAGCGCTCGCCAAGACACTCCCGAATCACTTGGATCAACAACTCAATCGCCCGGTTAGTAACTTGTCGGGTGGCCAACGACAAACGTTAAACTTCTTGATGGCGACGATTCAAAAACCTGAATTGCTGTTATTAGATGAACACACATCTGCTTTAGATGCAGTTTCCAGCCAAGCATTGATGACTTTTACCAATCAAACAATTCGCGATAACCAACTCACCTGCCTAATGATTACGCATGATTTAGAGGATGCGTTGCAATATGGCAATCGACTCTTGGTGTTAAAAGCCGGTAAACTGATTGCCGACTTGAACGCGACTGAAAAGCAAGCATTAACTGTCGATACTTTACTAGACTATTTAAACTAA
- a CDS encoding C39 family peptidase, whose translation MPKHFYKRVAVVLILITTLFLWLFTGPTRSEAGIWFFHKTTPQKIVKKKTPKKTMLDITPISQFPELPTGCEITAVAMLLDYRGVDMSKTEVADSIPYVNDGDMEVGFWGNPYDDTGYTMYPPAWTGFFYQYLGSFTDLSDEPISTLKATLKQKKPIVAWINYHKQPAHSVLLIGYDQNSFTFNDPYTGKRKKISFDKFWKIAAPQGHRAMTY comes from the coding sequence ATGCCAAAACACTTTTACAAGCGCGTGGCAGTCGTTTTAATACTGATTACCACCCTTTTTTTATGGCTTTTCACAGGACCGACCAGAAGTGAGGCCGGGATTTGGTTCTTCCATAAAACCACACCCCAAAAAATTGTTAAGAAAAAAACACCCAAAAAAACGATGCTCGACATCACACCCATTTCACAATTTCCTGAATTACCAACCGGTTGTGAAATTACGGCTGTTGCCATGCTGTTAGATTACCGTGGCGTTGACATGAGCAAAACAGAAGTGGCCGATAGTATCCCTTATGTCAATGATGGCGATATGGAGGTCGGCTTTTGGGGGAATCCATACGATGATACTGGCTACACTATGTATCCTCCTGCTTGGACAGGATTCTTCTATCAATATCTCGGCAGTTTCACCGATTTATCGGACGAACCGATTAGCACGCTCAAAGCTACTTTAAAACAAAAGAAACCAATTGTCGCTTGGATTAACTACCATAAACAACCAGCGCATTCCGTCTTATTAATTGGCTATGATCAAAATTCATTTACCTTTAACGATCCATATACCGGCAAACGAAAAAAAATCTCATTTGATAAATTCTGGAAAATTGCTGCACCACAGGGACACCGTGCAATGACTTATTAA
- the trpX gene encoding tryptophan ABC transporter substrate-binding protein yields the protein MSKLKRFLPLILIFGSLLTLLGIKKIKEANQPKLPIVGILQPLSHPALDEIHRGIVAGLASEGYHNNRNIKIDFQNAQNDQSNLRLMSNQFVTEKAKVTVGIATPAAQSLANATKQLPIILGAVTDPASANLVKNNAHPGANITGVSDQAPIQKQLALMQTIMPQLKTVGILYSSSDNSATSQMHLFKQLAEQKGLTVVEASLSSVNDLEQVSQNLVPKVDAIYVPTDNTIASAMGTLVHVTDKTKTPVFPSAETMVKDGGLATVGLSQYDLGVETGKMTAAVLSGRSKPATTPIRYLRKGHLVLNLKKAKALHITIPQSLMQIANQKGAVLK from the coding sequence ATGTCTAAACTCAAACGTTTTTTACCCCTCATTCTAATTTTTGGGAGTTTGCTCACCCTACTTGGTATCAAAAAAATCAAAGAAGCCAACCAACCTAAATTGCCAATTGTCGGGATTTTACAACCCTTATCTCATCCCGCACTTGATGAAATTCATCGCGGGATTGTCGCTGGTCTAGCAAGCGAAGGCTATCATAACAACCGTAATATCAAAATTGATTTTCAAAATGCGCAGAACGATCAAAGTAATTTACGTCTGATGAGCAATCAATTCGTCACTGAAAAAGCCAAAGTAACGGTCGGCATTGCCACCCCTGCCGCACAAAGCTTAGCCAATGCCACTAAGCAATTACCGATTATCTTAGGCGCCGTGACTGATCCGGCGAGTGCCAATCTCGTTAAGAACAACGCCCATCCTGGTGCCAATATCACCGGCGTATCCGATCAAGCCCCGATTCAAAAGCAATTGGCATTAATGCAAACCATCATGCCGCAACTGAAAACCGTCGGCATTCTCTATTCAAGCAGTGATAACTCTGCCACCAGTCAAATGCACTTATTCAAACAACTTGCTGAACAAAAAGGGCTGACCGTTGTTGAGGCCAGTCTTAGTTCAGTCAACGATCTGGAACAAGTCAGCCAGAATCTAGTCCCAAAAGTCGATGCAATTTACGTTCCCACCGATAATACGATTGCTAGTGCAATGGGCACCCTCGTCCATGTGACCGACAAAACCAAAACGCCAGTCTTTCCATCCGCTGAAACGATGGTTAAAGATGGCGGGCTCGCAACCGTCGGCCTAAGCCAATACGACTTAGGCGTTGAAACCGGTAAGATGACCGCCGCCGTTTTAAGTGGTCGTTCAAAACCCGCAACCACTCCAATTCGGTATTTACGCAAAGGACATTTAGTCTTAAACCTCAAAAAAGCAAAAGCCCTCCACATCACAATTCCGCAGAGTTTAATGCAAATCGCTAATCAAAAAGGAGCTGTTCTCAAATGA
- a CDS encoding ABC transporter permease, with amino-acid sequence MNLIISTIDQGLLWSLLSLGVFITFRILKFPDMTVEGSFPLGAALSALMLQQHNIAFSLLVAFIGGCLAGLVTAILYNYFHVQSLLAGILTLTGLYSVNLRILGQANMAIGDQHNLYQLPLFHQLTLDQRLLVINLVIMLIALLLLAGLLYTEFGQSLIAAGDNPTMALSQGIAVKRTKTIGIVLSNGLIALAGGLVAQYNGFADVNMGIGVMVIGLSAIIIGERLLVGKHFIAKLISIILGSVVYRLILLLVLQLGFNANDFKLFSAVILAIFIIAPQQKKGLTTK; translated from the coding sequence ATGAATCTTATTATCTCAACCATTGACCAAGGATTATTATGGAGCCTACTAAGCCTAGGCGTTTTCATCACCTTTCGAATCTTAAAATTCCCTGACATGACCGTTGAAGGCAGTTTCCCGTTAGGTGCAGCCCTCAGCGCTTTAATGTTGCAACAACATAACATTGCCTTTTCCCTATTAGTCGCATTCATCGGTGGCTGTTTAGCCGGACTCGTGACGGCAATTTTATACAACTACTTCCATGTCCAGAGTTTGTTAGCCGGGATTTTAACGCTAACCGGTTTGTATTCCGTCAACTTGCGGATTTTAGGCCAAGCCAACATGGCAATTGGTGATCAACACAACCTATATCAACTACCGCTATTCCATCAATTAACGCTCGATCAACGGCTCTTAGTCATTAACCTAGTCATCATGCTGATCGCCCTATTATTACTGGCTGGCTTACTCTACACCGAATTCGGTCAATCCCTGATTGCAGCTGGTGATAATCCCACGATGGCCCTCTCACAAGGGATTGCCGTAAAGCGGACGAAAACGATTGGGATCGTGCTGTCAAACGGCTTGATCGCCCTTGCAGGTGGGCTCGTTGCACAATATAACGGCTTTGCTGATGTCAACATGGGCATCGGTGTGATGGTCATTGGGTTATCCGCGATCATCATTGGTGAACGGCTCCTTGTCGGCAAGCATTTCATCGCCAAACTAATTAGCATTATCCTAGGAAGCGTCGTCTACCGCCTCATCTTACTCCTTGTCTTACAACTCGGCTTTAACGCCAATGATTTCAAACTCTTCTCGGCCGTCATTTTGGCCATCTTCATCATCGCACCACAACAAAAGAAAGGACTGACTACCAAATGA
- a CDS encoding glucose-6-phosphate isomerase — translation MAHISFDASRLDKFVQSNELAEMQAMVNAADSQLREGTGAGNDFRGFLDLPVNYDKDEFARIKKAAAKIKSDSEIFIAIGIGGSYLGAKAAIDFLNNTFYNMLPAEQRDFPQVLFAGNSISSSYLNDLVNLIGDRDFSINVISKSGTTTEPSIAFRVLKDKLIKKYGKEEAKSRIYATTDRAKGALKTESDAEGYEEFVVPDDIGGRFSVLTAVGLLPIAVAGGDIDQLMKGAADARTEYTDTDVMKNDAYKYAALRNILYRKGYTTELLENYEPTLQYFSEWWKQLMGESEGKDQKGIYPSSANFSTDLHSLGQYIQEGRRNLMETVVNVVNPNSDIDIPTDEKNLDGLGYLEGHTMDFVNKKAYQGVVLAHTDGGVPVMSVNIPDQTAYTLGYMIYFFEMAVSISGYLNGINPFNQPGVEAYKKNMFALLGKPGFEELGKELNERL, via the coding sequence ATGGCACATATTTCATTTGATGCATCCCGTTTGGACAAATTTGTCCAATCAAACGAACTTGCAGAAATGCAAGCAATGGTTAATGCTGCAGACTCACAATTACGTGAAGGCACTGGTGCAGGCAACGACTTCCGTGGTTTCTTAGATTTACCAGTGAACTACGATAAGGACGAATTCGCCCGCATTAAGAAAGCTGCTGCTAAAATTAAGAGCGATTCAGAAATTTTCATCGCAATTGGTATCGGTGGCTCATACCTCGGTGCCAAAGCTGCAATTGATTTCTTGAATAACACGTTCTACAACATGTTACCAGCAGAACAACGTGACTTCCCACAAGTATTATTCGCCGGGAACTCAATCAGTTCAAGTTACTTAAACGACTTAGTTAACTTGATCGGCGATCGCGATTTCTCAATCAACGTTATCTCAAAATCAGGAACAACAACTGAACCCTCAATTGCTTTCCGTGTTTTGAAAGACAAGTTGATCAAGAAATATGGTAAAGAAGAAGCTAAGAGCCGGATCTACGCAACAACTGACCGTGCTAAAGGCGCTTTGAAGACAGAATCAGATGCAGAAGGCTACGAAGAATTCGTTGTGCCTGATGACATCGGTGGCCGTTTCTCAGTATTAACAGCCGTTGGTTTATTACCAATCGCCGTTGCTGGTGGGGATATCGACCAATTGATGAAAGGTGCAGCTGATGCCCGCACTGAATACACAGATACAGACGTTATGAAAAACGATGCATACAAATATGCTGCTTTACGTAACATTCTTTATCGCAAAGGTTACACAACCGAATTATTAGAAAACTACGAACCAACATTGCAATATTTCTCAGAATGGTGGAAGCAATTGATGGGCGAATCTGAAGGTAAAGACCAAAAAGGGATTTATCCTTCAAGTGCTAACTTCTCAACTGACTTGCATTCATTAGGTCAATACATCCAAGAAGGTCGTCGTAACTTGATGGAAACAGTTGTCAACGTTGTGAACCCTAACAGCGACATTGATATTCCAACTGATGAAAAGAACTTGGACGGTTTAGGCTACTTAGAAGGCCACACAATGGACTTCGTTAACAAGAAAGCTTACCAAGGTGTTGTCTTAGCACATACTGATGGCGGCGTCCCTGTTATGTCAGTTAACATCCCAGATCAAACAGCCTACACATTAGGCTACATGATCTACTTCTTCGAAATGGCTGTCTCAATCTCAGGTTACTTGAATGGTATCAACCCATTCAACCAACCAGGTGTTGAAGCTTACAAGAAGAACATGTTTGCTTTATTAGGCAAACCCGGCTTTGAAGAATTAGGCAAAGAATTAAACGAACGCCTATAA
- the pnuC gene encoding nicotinamide riboside transporter PnuC has translation MQDNRAITSVFNPKWYIQQMKGWTTSSYGLLMFGLGFILAATISGGPMTGVSFLTMLAGMLGFTCTISITNTKPLNGVFGVISALIYIIVAYNAKNYNDMLLQTVYIIMLDIPVLLMPDWAQNVDKKVRGLATRGKGLRNWALTLLFFAISVGLLYLWESNMTDSPRPLIDSIATSVGFTGALLTTLRFKESYYFWFIQSIVSITLWGITAMQGGSNWVLFFTYILYLSNDLVSFFDKNVVWFHPKEAITKN, from the coding sequence ATGCAAGACAATCGTGCAATCACCAGTGTATTTAATCCTAAGTGGTACATTCAACAGATGAAAGGGTGGACAACATCCAGTTATGGTTTGTTGATGTTTGGGTTAGGCTTTATTTTAGCTGCTACTATTTCCGGTGGTCCAATGACTGGCGTGTCGTTTTTAACGATGCTCGCGGGGATGTTAGGCTTCACCTGTACTATTAGTATTACGAATACGAAACCTTTAAACGGTGTCTTTGGTGTCATCTCTGCATTAATCTACATTATTGTGGCTTATAATGCTAAAAACTATAACGATATGTTATTACAAACCGTCTACATTATTATGTTAGACATCCCAGTCTTATTAATGCCAGATTGGGCGCAAAACGTTGATAAAAAAGTCCGGGGGCTTGCTACTCGTGGTAAAGGACTTCGTAATTGGGCGTTGACGCTATTGTTCTTTGCTATATCAGTCGGGTTATTATATCTCTGGGAAAGCAATATGACGGACAGTCCACGACCATTGATCGATAGTATCGCCACTTCAGTTGGGTTTACTGGCGCACTGTTGACCACATTACGGTTTAAAGAAAGCTATTACTTCTGGTTCATCCAAAGTATCGTATCAATCACGTTGTGGGGCATTACAGCAATGCAGGGTGGCTCAAATTGGGTCTTATTCTTCACCTATATCTTGTACTTATCAAACGACTTAGTCTCATTCTTCGACAAGAACGTCGTTTGGTTCCATCCTAAAGAAGCCATTACCAAAAATTAA
- the spxB gene encoding pyruvate oxidase, giving the protein MTVTTQKTIPASVAMLRVIESWGVDHIFGYPGGSFNSTMNALNIEKDRLKYIQIRHEQVGALAAAADAKLTGKIGVAFGSAGPGATNLLTGLYDAKEDHAPVLALIGQVPSKNMNYNYFQEFAENPMFSDVAVYNRLVMTPESLPYVVDKAIREAYKHNGVAVVVIPNDFGYVEIPDTPYSSSSPSDRKKVAGPVATDEEVDQFLAMVKDAKRPVIHVGRGIKDGGDKLVELSKKLQIPIVMTGLAKGLVPDSYEGNLGMANRAASKAADEIMAVSDLVIAIGADFPFANLIYRTHDFKFIQIDNDEAQFGRHHFLDFGIWSDATAFVEKVIARSETVAPTPFFKAAVADMANWQAYLDVLTNRDSDPLEFEPIYKEINRIAEDDAVFSIDVGDNIINSFRHLNLTPKNKWVISALFASMGSGVPGALAGQLSYPDRQVFNISGDGAFSMVMQDLITEKKYQLPIINIITSNAALNFIKSEQDDIPMDYSGIFIEDQDFAMIAQAMGIESITVRSSKELPAAFDKALEVTKAGRPFLIDAKITDKRSIPVEELELTIKDGKITETISANYDASRPAGKEYSVADFFAEYDGQSLKTLPELFEENGVEL; this is encoded by the coding sequence ATGACAGTTACTACTCAAAAAACTATTCCAGCTAGTGTTGCTATGCTTAGAGTTATCGAATCTTGGGGCGTTGATCATATCTTTGGTTACCCTGGTGGCTCATTTAACTCAACAATGAATGCTCTTAATATTGAAAAGGATCGTTTAAAATATATTCAAATTCGTCACGAACAAGTTGGGGCCCTTGCCGCAGCTGCTGACGCTAAATTAACTGGTAAAATCGGGGTTGCTTTTGGTTCAGCTGGCCCTGGTGCAACTAACCTTTTAACTGGTTTATATGATGCAAAAGAAGATCATGCACCAGTTTTAGCCTTGATTGGTCAAGTACCAAGCAAGAACATGAACTACAACTACTTCCAAGAATTCGCTGAAAACCCAATGTTCTCTGACGTTGCTGTTTATAACCGCCTCGTTATGACACCTGAAAGCTTGCCATACGTTGTTGATAAAGCAATCCGTGAAGCTTACAAACACAATGGCGTCGCAGTGGTTGTTATTCCAAATGACTTCGGCTACGTTGAAATTCCAGATACACCATATAGCTCAAGCTCACCTTCAGATCGTAAAAAAGTGGCTGGTCCAGTCGCAACAGACGAAGAAGTTGATCAATTCTTAGCAATGGTTAAAGACGCTAAACGCCCTGTAATTCACGTTGGTCGTGGGATTAAAGACGGCGGCGACAAGCTCGTTGAATTATCAAAGAAACTTCAAATTCCAATCGTCATGACTGGGCTTGCTAAAGGGTTAGTGCCTGATAGTTATGAAGGTAACTTAGGCATGGCTAACCGGGCTGCTTCTAAAGCGGCTGATGAAATCATGGCCGTTAGTGATCTTGTGATTGCCATCGGTGCTGACTTCCCATTTGCCAACTTAATTTATCGGACACATGACTTCAAGTTTATCCAAATCGATAACGATGAAGCACAATTTGGCCGTCACCATTTCTTAGACTTCGGAATCTGGTCAGATGCAACTGCTTTTGTTGAAAAAGTAATCGCCAGAAGCGAAACGGTTGCCCCAACACCATTCTTCAAAGCTGCTGTTGCTGATATGGCAAACTGGCAAGCCTACCTTGATGTTTTAACGAACCGCGACTCTGATCCGCTTGAATTCGAACCAATCTACAAAGAAATCAACCGGATTGCTGAAGACGATGCTGTCTTTTCAATCGATGTTGGTGATAATATCATCAACAGTTTCCGTCACTTGAACTTAACGCCTAAGAACAAATGGGTGATTTCTGCCCTCTTTGCTTCAATGGGTTCAGGCGTTCCTGGTGCCTTAGCTGGTCAATTGAGCTACCCAGATCGCCAAGTCTTCAACATCTCGGGTGATGGTGCCTTTTCAATGGTCATGCAAGACTTGATCACTGAAAAGAAATACCAATTACCAATCATTAATATCATCACATCAAATGCCGCATTAAACTTCATCAAGAGTGAACAAGATGATATTCCAATGGATTACTCAGGAATCTTCATTGAAGATCAAGATTTTGCCATGATTGCGCAAGCAATGGGCATTGAATCAATCACCGTTCGTTCTTCTAAAGAATTACCCGCTGCCTTTGACAAAGCCCTTGAAGTCACAAAAGCTGGCCGACCATTCTTAATTGATGCTAAGATCACTGACAAACGGAGTATTCCAGTTGAAGAATTAGAACTAACTATTAAAGATGGTAAGATAACAGAAACAATTAGCGCAAACTATGATGCTTCTCGTCCTGCTGGCAAAGAATACAGCGTGGCTGATTTCTTCGCAGAATACGATGGTCAATCACTGAAGACATTACCAGAATTATTTGAAGAAAACGGTGTTGAACTATAA
- a CDS encoding cupin domain-containing protein, which yields MVKNEQLKEKQLFPVGEANVAYQDFFVGQSYLSMLVNEPDVNVGVGNVTFEPGCRNNWHIHHAGYQILLVTGGEGWYQEEGKAAQHLVPGDVIVTKDGIKHWHGATKDSWFSHVAITAGTPEWLEAVSNALYDAL from the coding sequence ATGGTTAAGAATGAACAATTAAAAGAAAAACAATTATTCCCAGTTGGAGAAGCTAATGTGGCTTATCAAGACTTCTTCGTCGGTCAAAGTTATTTATCAATGTTAGTGAACGAACCAGACGTGAATGTCGGTGTCGGGAATGTCACGTTTGAACCTGGTTGTCGGAACAATTGGCACATCCATCATGCTGGGTACCAAATTCTATTGGTGACTGGTGGCGAAGGCTGGTATCAAGAAGAAGGTAAAGCAGCACAACACTTAGTCCCAGGAGATGTGATTGTTACTAAAGACGGCATCAAACACTGGCATGGGGCCACTAAGGATAGCTGGTTTAGTCATGTCGCCATCACTGCCGGCACACCAGAATGGTTAGAAGCTGTTTCAAATGCGCTTTATGACGCACTTTAA
- a CDS encoding SDR family oxidoreductase produces the protein MNDIQNKVVVITGASSGIGKETATLLAAKGAKLVLAARRTSALAALAALTAQYDTEVIYQQTDVTQLADMQALIELTIAKFGRIDVLFNNAGLMPVSMLRDGKVDEWEAMIDINIKGALYGIKYALPLMEQQKSGHIITTDSVAGHFTGEGLSVYSATKYAMRAVMEGLRVEEVGMGIKSTLISPGHAQTELASRISDPQLRAAVLKSETETGLTATDVANAVMNAIDTPDNVGINEVILRSIDQRDY, from the coding sequence ATGAATGATATTCAAAATAAAGTCGTTGTGATTACCGGTGCATCAAGTGGGATTGGTAAAGAGACGGCCACCTTATTAGCAGCCAAAGGTGCAAAACTTGTTTTAGCAGCTCGACGAACAAGTGCGTTGGCGGCGTTGGCGGCGTTAACCGCTCAATACGACACTGAGGTTATTTATCAGCAAACGGATGTGACGCAATTAGCAGACATGCAAGCCTTAATCGAATTGACAATCGCTAAATTTGGTAGAATTGATGTGCTATTCAATAATGCTGGCTTAATGCCCGTCTCAATGCTACGCGATGGTAAAGTCGATGAGTGGGAGGCTATGATTGATATTAATATCAAAGGTGCGCTATATGGTATTAAATATGCCTTACCTTTAATGGAACAGCAAAAGAGTGGTCATATCATTACCACGGATTCAGTTGCCGGTCATTTCACTGGTGAAGGCTTATCCGTTTATTCAGCCACTAAATATGCAATGCGCGCGGTGATGGAAGGGTTACGTGTGGAAGAAGTTGGAATGGGCATTAAATCAACGTTAATCTCTCCAGGACATGCACAAACCGAATTAGCCAGCCGGATTAGTGATCCGCAATTACGAGCAGCTGTTCTCAAGAGTGAAACTGAAACTGGATTAACAGCAACCGATGTCGCTAATGCCGTAATGAACGCCATCGATACACCAGATAATGTGGGCATTAATGAAGTCATTCTCCGGTCAATTGATCAAAGAGACTATTAA
- a CDS encoding MerR family transcriptional regulator has product MAQEQYKIGEFAKLVGLSTYTLRYYEDQGLIMPQRDAAGVRFYTLEDVKWVGFILHLKGTGMRITELKQYVALRAQGDATIEARKALLQKTKAQAEAELAERQANLQILTRKIDWYDGKLDQSIDQAESFETYLQRFES; this is encoded by the coding sequence ATGGCACAAGAGCAGTACAAAATCGGCGAGTTTGCTAAATTGGTTGGTTTGTCGACTTACACATTACGTTACTATGAAGACCAAGGCTTGATTATGCCACAACGCGATGCGGCCGGTGTCCGCTTTTATACATTAGAGGACGTTAAGTGGGTCGGGTTTATACTCCATCTAAAAGGGACCGGTATGCGGATTACAGAATTAAAGCAATATGTTGCATTGCGGGCTCAAGGAGACGCGACGATTGAAGCGCGCAAAGCTTTATTGCAAAAAACAAAGGCTCAAGCTGAAGCCGAATTGGCTGAGCGCCAAGCAAATTTACAGATCCTAACGCGTAAAATTGATTGGTATGATGGTAAATTGGATCAGAGTATCGATCAAGCAGAGAGTTTTGAAACGTATTTACAACGATTTGAATCCTAA
- a CDS encoding NAD(P)H-binding protein: MACLRVYFKEYAKDIEEGVIKMSRILVLGAAGQVAQLVIEQLLKENQHELVLYLRHAERLSALAQNPHVTVIEGDVLDQELLADSLAGVDIVYANLGGQFEPLMQNVVATMTAAGIKRLIYISGLGLYHEVPGAFGEWNEQAVGHEVMEDTRRAAKIVEQSSLNYTILRCAYMTNEDRIDYELTEKGTPFKGTIISRRSIAQVVVDLVNHPEKGIGASWGINQPNIDGDRPIY, translated from the coding sequence ATGGCTTGCCTTCGAGTGTACTTTAAGGAATATGCTAAAGACATTGAAGAAGGGGTGATTAAAATGAGTCGCATTTTAGTATTAGGGGCAGCCGGACAAGTGGCCCAGTTAGTTATTGAGCAACTGTTGAAAGAAAATCAACATGAGCTCGTGCTATATTTACGGCACGCTGAACGGCTAAGCGCATTAGCACAAAATCCACATGTCACGGTTATTGAAGGTGATGTGTTGGATCAAGAGCTGTTGGCAGACAGTTTAGCTGGGGTCGATATCGTTTACGCAAATTTAGGCGGGCAGTTCGAACCATTAATGCAAAACGTTGTCGCGACAATGACTGCAGCGGGCATCAAACGATTAATCTATATCAGTGGATTAGGCTTGTATCATGAAGTGCCAGGTGCTTTTGGTGAGTGGAATGAACAAGCAGTCGGCCATGAAGTCATGGAAGACACGCGGCGGGCGGCGAAGATTGTTGAACAATCTTCGCTTAACTATACCATTTTACGTTGTGCCTATATGACCAATGAAGATCGGATTGATTACGAATTAACTGAAAAGGGAACACCGTTTAAAGGGACGATTATTTCACGACGGAGTATCGCGCAAGTTGTTGTTGATTTAGTTAATCATCCTGAAAAAGGAATTGGGGCAAGTTGGGGCATTAATCAGCCGAATATTGATGGCGATCGTCCTATTTATTAA
- a CDS encoding winged helix-turn-helix transcriptional regulator — MNEPQKNYTNGVLMTLSVIGMKWKPLILCHLVAGPQRPAELKSVVQGIPAKVLTDQLRELERDGIITRKVFNEVPPHVEYAISAYGKSLVSVLGMMAKWGEDRIDFLQSNGDDVQLDYRDHEKYDI, encoded by the coding sequence TTGAACGAGCCACAAAAAAATTATACCAACGGTGTTTTAATGACTTTATCAGTGATTGGAATGAAATGGAAACCGTTGATTCTCTGTCATCTTGTGGCAGGACCTCAAAGACCGGCCGAACTTAAAAGCGTCGTTCAGGGAATTCCAGCCAAAGTTTTAACCGATCAATTACGTGAATTGGAACGAGATGGCATCATTACTCGAAAAGTTTTTAACGAAGTACCCCCACACGTGGAGTATGCGATTTCTGCGTACGGCAAATCATTGGTTTCCGTCCTAGGAATGATGGCCAAGTGGGGCGAAGATAGAATCGACTTTTTACAGAGCAATGGTGATGATGTGCAGTTGGATTATCGAGACCATGAGAAATACGATATTTAA